From a region of the Rhodococcus sp. 4CII genome:
- the recA gene encoding recombinase RecA gives MAPQAHDRDKALDLALAQIDKNFGKGSVMRLGEGVRQPIAVIPTGSISLDVALGIGGLPRGRVVEIYGPESSGKTTVALHAVANAQAAGGIAAFIDAEHALDPDYAQKLGVDTDALLVSQPDTGEQALEIADMLIRSGALDILVVDSVAALVPRAEIEGEMGDSHVGLQARLMSQALRKMTGALSNSGTTAIFINQLREKIGVMFGSPETTTGGKALKFYSSVRLDVRRIETLKDGTDAVGNRTRVKVVKNKVAPPFKQAEFDILYGQGISKEGSLIDMGVEHGFIRKSGSWYTYEGDQLGQGKENARKFLLENTDIRDEIEKKIKEKLGIGADVTAATDDAAPVEF, from the coding sequence ATGGCACCACAGGCACATGATCGAGACAAGGCGCTCGACCTGGCGCTGGCGCAGATCGACAAGAACTTCGGCAAGGGTTCGGTGATGCGCCTGGGCGAAGGTGTCCGTCAGCCCATCGCCGTCATCCCGACCGGCTCCATCTCCCTGGACGTCGCCCTCGGTATCGGCGGACTGCCCCGCGGCCGTGTCGTCGAGATCTACGGCCCGGAATCCTCGGGTAAGACCACCGTGGCCCTGCACGCGGTCGCCAACGCTCAGGCGGCCGGCGGCATCGCGGCCTTCATCGACGCCGAGCACGCACTCGACCCCGACTATGCCCAGAAGCTCGGTGTCGACACCGATGCCCTCCTGGTGTCGCAGCCCGACACGGGTGAGCAGGCGCTCGAGATCGCAGACATGCTGATCCGCTCCGGCGCCCTCGACATCCTCGTGGTCGACTCCGTGGCCGCACTGGTTCCGCGTGCCGAGATCGAGGGCGAGATGGGCGACAGCCACGTGGGTCTGCAGGCGCGCCTGATGAGCCAGGCGCTCCGCAAGATGACCGGTGCGCTGAGCAACTCCGGCACCACCGCGATCTTCATCAACCAGCTGCGCGAGAAAATCGGCGTCATGTTCGGTTCCCCCGAAACCACCACCGGTGGTAAGGCGTTGAAGTTCTACTCGTCCGTGCGTCTCGACGTCCGGCGGATCGAGACCCTCAAGGACGGCACCGACGCCGTGGGTAACCGCACCCGCGTCAAGGTGGTCAAGAACAAGGTCGCGCCGCCGTTCAAGCAGGCCGAGTTCGACATTCTCTACGGTCAGGGAATCAGCAAGGAAGGCTCGCTGATCGATATGGGTGTCGAGCACGGGTTCATCCGCAAGTCGGGTTCCTGGTACACCTACGAAGGTGACCAGCTGGGGCAGGGCAAGGAGAATGCCCGCAAGTTCCTGTTGGAGAACACCGACATCCGCGACGAGATCGAGAAGAAGATCAAGGAAAAGCTCGGAATCGGCGCCGACGTCACGGCTGCCACGGACGACGCAGCCCCGGTCGAATTCTAA
- a CDS encoding nucleotide disphospho-sugar-binding domain-containing protein, translated as MRVAVVAGPDPGHAFPALALCLAFLAAGDDPVLFTGARWIEAARAAGVPAELLKGLAPRPTDDDLDAGARIHARAAHISTELLPDLRATEPDLVVSDILTAGGGMAAERLGIPWVELSPHPLYAPSRGLPPIGSGLAPGEGLRGRLRDTLMRTATARSIRQGERQRSEARIGVGLPATDPGPARRLIATLPALEVPRPDWPAEAHVVGPLLWEPTNEVLEAPDGTDPLVMVAPSTAFTGAEGMLETTLAGLDGAGVRVVASILEGAPYTVPSWARAGLGRQDVMLREASVVVCGGGHGMLAKALLAGVPAVVVPGGGDQWELANRAARQGSAVVVRPPSADALRDAVDRVLSNGAHADAAQRAARSIVEVADPVEVCRDALR; from the coding sequence GTGCGAGTCGCCGTGGTCGCCGGGCCGGATCCCGGACATGCCTTTCCCGCCCTTGCGTTGTGCCTCGCCTTCCTGGCGGCCGGCGACGATCCGGTCCTGTTCACCGGCGCACGGTGGATCGAGGCCGCGCGGGCGGCAGGCGTGCCTGCCGAGTTGCTGAAAGGACTCGCGCCCCGGCCGACGGACGACGACCTCGATGCGGGCGCGCGCATTCACGCCCGGGCCGCGCACATCTCCACCGAGTTGCTGCCCGACCTGCGCGCGACGGAACCGGACCTCGTGGTCTCCGACATCCTCACCGCCGGTGGCGGTATGGCCGCCGAGCGGCTGGGGATTCCGTGGGTCGAATTGTCGCCGCACCCGCTGTACGCCCCGTCCCGGGGTCTGCCGCCCATCGGAAGCGGATTGGCGCCGGGGGAGGGTCTCCGTGGCAGGCTCCGGGACACGCTCATGCGCACCGCGACGGCTCGGTCGATCCGGCAGGGCGAGCGGCAACGCTCGGAGGCCCGCATCGGTGTCGGGCTGCCGGCGACGGACCCGGGGCCGGCGCGCCGATTGATCGCGACGCTCCCCGCGCTCGAGGTCCCGAGGCCGGACTGGCCTGCCGAGGCGCACGTGGTGGGACCGCTGCTGTGGGAACCCACGAACGAGGTACTGGAGGCGCCGGACGGCACCGACCCACTGGTGATGGTGGCCCCCTCGACCGCATTCACCGGCGCCGAGGGGATGCTCGAGACCACGCTGGCCGGGCTCGACGGGGCCGGTGTCCGGGTGGTCGCGTCGATTCTGGAGGGGGCGCCGTACACCGTTCCGTCCTGGGCGCGAGCCGGACTCGGCCGCCAGGACGTGATGCTGCGCGAAGCCTCGGTCGTCGTCTGTGGCGGGGGGCACGGAATGCTCGCGAAGGCGCTGCTGGCGGGTGTCCCGGCAGTGGTGGTTCCCGGCGGCGGAGATCAGTGGGAACTCGCGAATCGAGCCGCGCGACAGGGGAGCGCCGTCGTGGTGCGTCCCCCGAGCGCCGACGCCCTCCGCGACGCGGTGGACCGGGTGCTCTCTAACGGTGCTCACGCCGACGCCGCGCAGCGGGCCGCGCGAAGCATCGTCGAGGTCGCCGATCCGGTGGAGGTCTGCCGCGACGCGCTGCGGTGA
- a CDS encoding DUF3046 domain-containing protein: MRLTEFHQLVRDEFGQMRGDALLVDHVLLSLGGKTAAEAIEDGREPREVWRELCVEFDVPPKRR, encoded by the coding sequence GTGCGATTGACCGAATTTCACCAACTCGTCCGCGACGAATTCGGGCAGATGCGTGGCGATGCGCTGCTCGTCGACCATGTGCTGCTCAGCCTCGGTGGCAAGACTGCCGCCGAGGCGATCGAGGACGGCCGGGAACCCCGCGAGGTGTGGCGGGAACTGTGCGTCGAGTTCGACGTCCCGCCGAAGCGACGATAA